One window of the Klebsiella oxytoca genome contains the following:
- a CDS encoding helix-turn-helix transcriptional regulator translates to MSKSNVKILRLSTVIDKTGMSRSTIYDWINPKSPRYDPTFPKQRRLGLQSVGWIEAEIDEWILQRTQAIE, encoded by the coding sequence ATGAGCAAATCTAATGTTAAAATACTTCGTCTTTCTACAGTAATCGATAAAACGGGCATGTCACGTTCAACAATCTATGACTGGATCAACCCTAAATCACCACGCTATGACCCAACGTTCCCTAAGCAACGTCGTCTAGGACTGCAATCTGTCGGCTGGATAGAGGCTGAAATAGACGAATGGATTTTACAACGGACCCAGGCGATCGAGTAA